The Nitrospira sp. sequence TCACCTCGCCTCTGACGCCGAACGATCGTTCGATCCGTCCTACTGTTACCAGCTCGACCAGTGCGGCCACCATGGTCCCTAGGCCTTCTTCTTCGCCGCTTTCTCTGCTTCAAACTGCTTCCAGAGACCGGACCGGCGCAACAAGGTCCGCACGGTCACCGAAGGCTGGGCTCCATGATGCAACCAGGTCAACACCCGGTCCTGCTTCACATCCGGAAGACCCTGTTCCTTGAGCGGGTCGAAAATGCCGAGAATTTCCAGGAACCGCCCGTCGCGGGCCTTCCGGGAATCCGCCGCTACCAACCGATACATCGG is a genomic window containing:
- the rpsP gene encoding 30S ribosomal protein S16, whose translation is MAVHLRLARTGRHKRPMYRLVAADSRKARDGRFLEILGIFDPLKEQGLPDVKQDRVLTWLHHGAQPSVTVRTLLRRSGLWKQFEAEKAAKKKA